A section of the Diabrotica virgifera virgifera chromosome 8, PGI_DIABVI_V3a genome encodes:
- the LOC114336252 gene encoding protein piccolo-like: MEFPLILYCWWLLFLCVETTNNNLVEEIVLPSKKSSEFPYITNNTINEGINQIISPVTPAAVPAASSTEIPVNIRLPVPEKKHQKEILDLSIINTDSPEVQAETSWTTENSYITTTIGKNSKFTVLSELETTILPADNIKNFNEGTNLIHDKNDSHLTEVQISSLQSYNSTNKNVKTSQETIVTYKLNNILNTSDSTSSESLISNLTGLKTTAVPNTTSGIILSNRFENHNFLDIPINSQFNNIFSSLKNTLRVAQRPSFAGLGTTPPPRIKPGKPWPARPEDYPNYYPATTTNHQLITNRPQNTQSVNPQFNQPFSNPTISIIQAQQRPSFAGLGTTAPPRIKPGKPWPARPVDYPNYTTHTTNDQLVTNRPHYTQSIIPQFNKPSSNPTIPVTQSQQRPSFAGLGTTAPPRVKPGKPWPARPEDYPNYYTTKQQDPFNTQQVMEFFNTQYNLTSSHYEVSVTSSGQRPSFAGLGTTAPPPRVKPGKPWPASAEGYTNVSLITLENPELINPPFSNPSSDSAPSLNQSDPRPSFAGLGTTPPPRIKPGKPWPARPEDYANFSSVATTHDQIVTNRPENPELINPPSNNPSSNSLPSLAQSDPRPSFAGLGTTPPPRIKPGKPWPARPEDYANFSSVTTTNNQIVNNRPEIPGLINPPFNNPSSNSVPSLAQSDPRPSFAGLGTTPPPRIKPGKPWPARPEDYANFSSVTTTNNQIVNNRPEIPGLINPPFNNPSSNSVPSLAQSDPRPSFAGLGTTPPPRIKPGKPWPARPEDYANFSSVTTTNDQIVNNKPDNAGLINPPSNNPSSNSVFSLVQSDPRPSFAGLGTTPPPRIKPGKPWPARPEDYANFSSVTTTNNQIVNNRPEIPGLINPPFNNPSSNSVPSLAQSDPRPSFAGIGTTPPPRIKPGKPWPARPEDYANFSSVTTTNDQIVNNKPENPGLINPSSNSPSSNSVPSLAQSDPRPSFAGLGTTPPPRIKPGKPWPARPEDYANFSSVTTTNDQIVTNRPENTELINPPSNNPSSNSLPSLAQSDPRPSFAGLGTTSPPRIKPGKPWPARPEDYVNFSSVATTHDQIDTNKPDNPELTNSPSNNPSSNSVPSLAQSDPRPSFAGLGTTPLPRIKPGKPWPARPEDYANFSSVTTTNDQIVNNRPENPEPINPPFNNPSSNSVPSLPQSDPRPSFAGLGTTPPPRIKPGKPWPARPEDYANFSSVTTTNDQIVNNRPENPALINPPSNNPSSNSVPSLAQSDPRPSFAGLGTTPPPRIKPGKPWPARPEDYANFSSVTTTNDQIVNNRPENPALINPPSNNPSSNSVPSLAQSDPRPSFAGLGTTPPPRIKPGKPWPARPEDYANFSSVTTTNDQIVNNRPENPGLINPPSNNPSSNSVPSLAQSDPRPSFGGLGTTPPPRIKPGKPWPARPEDYANFSSVTTTNDQIVNNRTENSGLINTPSNNSFSNSVPSLPQSDPRPSFAGLGTTPPPRIKPGKPWPARPEDYANFSSVTTTNDQIVNNRPENPEPINPPFNNPSSNSVPSLPQSDPRPSFAGLGTTPPPRIKPGKPWPARPEDYANFSSVTTTNDQIVNNRPENPALINPPSNNPSSNSVPSLAQSDPRPSFAGLGTTPPPRIKPGKPWPARPEDYANFSSVTTTNDQIVNNRPENPGLINSLSNNPSSNSVPSLAQSDPRPSFAGLGTTPPPRIKPGKPWPARPEDHAGFSSITTTNYQIVTSRPEHPELVNPPFKSPSSDSDSLTQSDPRPSFTGLETTPPPKVKSGKSWPPATSVITTHNQIVTSSSEDPELINLPFNNNPSEPTVNLI, encoded by the coding sequence TTGAAGAGATTGTGCTGCCTTCAAAGAAATCATCAGAGTTCCCATATATAACAAACAACACTATTAATGAGGGAATTAACCAGATAATATCTCCAGTTACTCCTGCAGCAGTACCAGCAGCTTCATCAACAGAAATACCAGTAAATATTAGGCTACCAGTTCCAGAAAAGAAGCATCAAAAAGAAATTTTGGATTTGAGCATTATTAATACTGATTCTCCTGAAGTACAAGCAGAAACATCTTGGACCACAGAAAACTCTTACATTACTACCACAATAGGTAAAAATTCGAAATTCACGGTCTTATCTGAACTAGAAACAACTATTTTACCtgcagataatataaaaaatttcaatgaagGTACAAATTTGATTCACGATAAAAACGACTCCCATCTTACCGAAGTGCAAATATCTTCACTACAATCttacaattctactaataaaaatgttaaaacgTCTCAAGAGACAATAGTAACTTATAAATTgaacaatattttaaatacatCTGATTCTACCTCGTCAGAAAGTCTAATATCCAATTTGACTGGATTAAAAACAACTGCAGTACCAAATACAACGTCAGGAATCATTTTATCTAATAGATTTGAAAATCACAATTTTTTGGATATCCCAATTAACTCCCAATTTAATAACATATTCTCGTCACTTAAAAATACTCTACGGGTAGCCCAGAGACCTAGTTTTGCCGGTTTAGGTACAACTCCACCTCCAAGGATAAAACCAGGAAAGCCTTGGCCTGCTAGACCTGAGGACTATCCTAATTATTATCCTGCAACTACCACAAACCATCAGCTTATTACAAATAGACCACAAAATACTCAGTCAGTCAATCCACAGTTTAACCAACCATTTTCCAATCCGACAATTAGCATTATTCAAGCACAGCAAAGACCAAGCTTTGCTGGACTTGGAACAACTGCACCTCCCAGAATAAAACCAGGAAAACCTTGGCCAGCTAGACCTGTGGATTATCCGAATTATACAACACATACTACGAACGACCAACTTGTTACTAATCGACCACATTATACTCAGTCGATAATTCCACAATTTAACAAACCATCTTCCAATCCTACAATTCCAGTAACTCAATCTCAACAGCGCCCAAGCTTTGCTGGACTAGGAACAACTGCGCCACCAAGAGTGAAACCAGGAAAACCTTGGCCTGCTAGACCCGAGGACTATCCTAATTATTATACTACTAAACAGCAAGATCCTTTCAATACACAACAAGTAATGGAATTCTTCAATACACAGTATAACCTCACATCTTCTCATTATGAagttagtgtaacttcatcaggCCAGAGACCTAGTTTTGCTGGATTAGGGACAACTGCACCACCACCAAGGGTGAAACCTGGAAAGCCTTGGCCAGCTAGCGCTGAAGGTTATACTAATGTTTCTTTAATTACTCTGGAAAATCCAGAGCTTATTAATCCACCGTTTAGTAATCCTTCTTCTGATTCAGCTCCTAGTTTAAATCAATCAGATCCTAGACCTAGTTTTGCTGGACTAGGGACAACTCCACCACCAAGGATAAAACCAGGAAAACCTTGGCCAGCTAGGCCAGAAGATTATGCTAACTTTTCTTCAGTTGCTACTACACATGATCAAATTGTTACTAATAGACCTGAAAATCCAGAGCTTATTAATCCACCGTCCAATAATCCTTCTTCTAATTCACTTCCTAGTTTAGCACAATCAGATCCTAGGCCTAGTTTTGCTGGACTAGGGACAACTCCACCACCAAGAATAAAACCAGGAAAACCTTGGCCAGCTAGGCCTGAAGATTATGCTAACTTTTCTTCAGTTACTACTACAAATAATCAAATTGTTAATAATAGACCTGAAATTCCAGGGCTTATTAATCCACCGTTCAATAACCCTTCTTCTAATTCAGTTCCTAGTTTAGCACAATCAGACCCTAGGCCTAGTTTTGCTGGACTAGGGACAACTCCACCACCAAGAATAAAACCAGGAAAACCTTGGCCAGCTAGGCCTGAAGATTATGCTAACTTTTCTTCAGTTACTACTACAAATAATCAAATTGTTAATAATAGACCTGAAATTCCAGGGCTTATTAATCCACCGTTCAATAATCCTTCTTCTAATTCAGTTCCTAGTTTAGCACAATCAGATCCTAGGCCTAGTTTTGCTGGACTAGGGACAACTCCACCACCAAGAATAAAACCAGGAAAACCTTGGCCAGCTAGGCCTGAAGATTATGCTAACTTTTCTTCAGTTACTACTACAAATGATcaaattgttaataataaacCTGACAATGCAGGGCTTATTAATCCACCGTCCAATAATCCTTCTTCTAATTCAGTTTTTAGTTTAGTTCAATCAGACCCTAGGCCTAGTTTTGCTGGACTAGGGACAACTCCACCACCAAGGATAAAACCAGGAAAACCTTGGCCAGCTAGGCCTGAAGATTATGCAAACTTTTCTTCAGTTACTACTACAAATAATCAAATTGTTAATAATAGACCTGAAATTCCAGGGCTTATTAATCCACCGTTCAATAATCCTTCTTCTAATTCAGTTCCTAGTTTAGCACAATCAGACCCTAGGCCTAGTTTTGCTGGAATAGGGACAACTCCACCACCAAGAATAAAACCAGGAAAACCTTGGCCAGCTAGGCCTGAAGATTATGCTAACTTTTCTTCGGTTACTACTACAAATGATcaaattgttaataataaacCTGAAAATCCAGGGCTTATTAATCCGTCGTCCAATAGTCCTTCTTCTAATTCAGTTCCTAGTTTAGCACAATCAGACCCTAGGCCTAGTTTTGCTGGACTAGGGACAACTCCACCACCAAGAATAAAACCAGGAAAACCTTGGCCAGCTAGGCCTGAAGATTATGCTAACTTTTCTTCAGTTACTACTACAAATGATCAAATTGTTACTAATAGACCTGAAAATACAGAGCTTATTAATCCACCGTCCAATAATCCTTCTTCTAATTCACTTCCTAGTTTAGCACAATCAGATCCTAGGCCTAGTTTTGCTGGACTAGGGACAACTTCACCACCAAGAATAAAACCAGGAAAACCTTGGCCAGCTAGGCCTGAAGATTATGTTAACTTTTCTTCAGTTGCTACTACACATGATCAAATTGATACTAATAAACCTGACAATCCAGAGCTTACTAATTCACCGTCCAATAACCCTTCTTCTAATTCAGTTCCTAGTTTAGCACAATCAGACCCTAGGCCTAGTTTTGCTGGACTAGGGACAACTCCACTACCAAGAATAAAACCAGGAAAACCTTGGCCAGCTAGGCCTGAAGATTATGCTAACTTTTCTTCAGTTACTACTACAAATGATCAAATTGTTAATAATAGACCTGAAAATCCAGAGCCTATTAATCCACCGTTCAATAACCCTTCTTCTAATTCAGTTCCTAGTTTACCTCAATCAGACCCTAGGCCTAGTTTTGCTGGACTAGGGACAACTCCACCACCAAGAATAAAACCAGGAAAACCTTGGCCAGCTAGGCCTGAAGATTATGCTAACTTTTCTTCAGTTACTACTACAAATGATCAAATTGTTAATAATAGACCCGAAAATCCAGCACTTATTAATCCACCGTCCAATAATCCTTCTTCTAATTCAGTTCCTAGTTTAGCTCAATCAGACCCTAGGCCTAGTTTTGCTGGACTAGGGACAACTCCACCACCAAGAATAAAACCAGGAAAACCTTGGCCAGCTAGGCCTGAAGATTATGCTAATTTTTCTTCAGTTACTACTACAAATGATCAAATTGTTAATAATAGACCCGAAAATCCAGCACTTATTAATCCACCGTCCAATAATCCTTCTTCTAATTCAGTTCCTAGTTTAGCTCAATCAGACCCTAGGCCTAGTTTTGCTGGACTAGGGACAACTCCACCACCAAGAATAAAACCAGGAAAACCTTGGCCAGCTAGGCCTGAAGATTATGCTAATTTTTCTTCAGTTACTACTACAAATGATCAAATTGTTAATAATAGACCTGAAAATCCAGGGCTTATTAATCCACCGTCCAATAATCCTTCTTCTAATTCAGTTCCTAGTTTAGCTCAATCAGACCCTAGGCCTAGTTTTGGTGGACTAGGGACAACTCCACCACCAAGAATAAAACCAGGAAAACCTTGGCCAGCTAGGCCTGAAGATTATGCTAATTTTTCTTCAGTTACTACTACAAATGATCAAATTGTTAATAACAGAACTGAAAATTCAGGGCTGATTAATACACCGTCCAATAATTCTTTTTCTAATTCAGTTCCTAGTTTACCTCAATCAGACCCTAGGCCTAGTTTTGCTGGACTAGGGACAACTCCACCACCAAGGATAAAACCAGGAAAACCTTGGCCAGCTAGGCCTGAAGATTATGCTAACTTTTCTTCAGTTACTACTACAAATGATCAAATTGTTAATAATAGACCTGAAAATCCAGAGCCTATTAATCCACCGTTCAATAACCCTTCTTCTAATTCAGTTCCTAGTTTACCTCAATCAGACCCTAGGCCTAGTTTTGCTGGACTAGGGACAACTCCACCACCAAGAATAAAACCAGGAAAACCTTGGCCAGCTAGGCCTGAAGATTATGCTAACTTTTCTTCAGTTACTACTACAAATGATCAAATTGTTAATAATAGACCCGAAAATCCAGCACTTATTAATCCACCGTCCAATAATCCTTCTTCTAATTCAGTTCCTAGTTTAGCTCAATCAGACCCTAGGCCTAGTTTTGCTGGACTAGGGACAACTCCACCACCAAGAATAAAACCAGGAAAACCTTGGCCAGCTAGGCCTGAAGATTATGCTAATTTTTCTTCAGTTACTACTACAAATGATCAAATTGTTAATAATAGACCTGAAAATCCAGGGCTTATTAATTCACTGTCCAATAATCCTTCTTCTAATTCAGTTCCTAGTTTAGCACAATCAGACCCTAGGCCTAGTTTTGCTGGACTAGGAACAACTCCACCGCCAAGGATAAAACCGGGAAAGCCTTGGCCAGCTAGGCCTGAAGACCATGCTGGCTTTTCTTCGATTACCACTACAAATTATCAAATTGTTACCAGTAGACCTGAACATCCAGAGCTCGTCAATCCACCGTTCAAAAGCCCTTCTTCTGATTCCGATAGCTTAACCCAATCAGATCCAAGACCTAGTTTTACTGGACTAGAAACAACACCACCACCAAAAGTGAAATCAGGAAAGTCTTGGCCTCCTGCTACTTCTGTTATTACCACACATAACCAAATTGTTACTAGTAGCTCCGAAGATCCTGAACTCATCAATCTACCATTTAATAACAACCCTTCTGAGCCTACTGTTAATCTTATTTAA